The following proteins are encoded in a genomic region of Streptococcus constellatus subsp. constellatus:
- a CDS encoding SP_0009 family protein: MENLLQTVEQFLEFSDEKLEELSKKNQALKLEEFKKERGDYA; the protein is encoded by the coding sequence ATGGAAAATTTATTACAAACAGTTGAACAATTTTTGGAGTTTTCAGATGAAAAATTAGAAGAGTTGTCCAAAAAGAATCAAGCTTTGAAATTAGAAGAGTTCAAAAAGGAAAGGGGAGATTATGCGTAA
- a CDS encoding serine hydrolase, whose protein sequence is MRKLLFLLLLPAFFTANIVVSTEQDVELTAKQQYEITSTIYSNYYTNLPTNPNVYEQIPTYTSLKLEKVAGNLTPNTSIKLSELQVNEQGIPVFKLADGKFVPADKRMIYDDVVQSSIAVSQTMWLKPSFVVYNQAFVNGTKEVKTNLLPYHSVKITQLAETASGKYAYVEGKGWIDMKYLSDTDNRMDKVQEILRSKYNKTDYSIYVKQLNSGKTAGINSDVEMYSASVAKLLILYYAQKQLNEGKYRLSSGLKYIPAVNDYSGAYDTEGSGSISKKSDNKDYSIQDLMNHIAKESDNAATNILGYYITNQSDSTYQTTIKQIAGKKWDVEKRNASAKMAGNVMEAIYEQNGDIINALSQTNFDEQRISKNINVKVAHKIGDAYDFKHDVALVYASSPFVLSIFTNHSDYDTISQIADDIYEVLK, encoded by the coding sequence ATGCGTAAGTTATTATTTTTATTATTGTTGCCGGCATTTTTCACTGCAAACATAGTAGTAAGTACAGAACAAGATGTAGAACTGACTGCAAAGCAACAGTATGAAATCACTAGTACGATATACAGTAACTATTATACTAATCTTCCAACAAATCCAAATGTTTATGAGCAAATCCCAACTTATACATCATTAAAATTGGAAAAAGTAGCTGGGAATTTAACTCCGAATACATCAATTAAACTTTCTGAATTACAGGTCAATGAACAAGGTATTCCAGTATTTAAACTCGCTGATGGAAAATTCGTTCCTGCTGATAAACGAATGATTTATGATGATGTTGTTCAATCAAGCATAGCTGTTTCTCAAACAATGTGGCTCAAGCCGTCATTTGTAGTTTATAATCAAGCTTTTGTAAACGGAACAAAAGAAGTTAAGACAAATCTGCTACCTTATCATTCAGTGAAAATTACTCAACTGGCTGAGACAGCATCGGGAAAGTATGCTTATGTTGAAGGCAAAGGTTGGATTGATATGAAATATCTGTCTGATACAGACAATCGTATGGATAAAGTTCAAGAAATTTTAAGAAGTAAGTACAATAAAACAGACTATTCTATCTATGTAAAACAACTAAATTCTGGAAAAACTGCTGGTATTAACTCAGACGTGGAAATGTATTCTGCTAGTGTAGCAAAACTTCTTATTCTTTATTATGCTCAGAAGCAATTAAATGAAGGAAAATATAGGCTATCCTCTGGTTTAAAATATATCCCTGCTGTAAATGACTATTCAGGTGCTTATGATACCGAAGGTAGTGGAAGCATTTCTAAAAAATCAGATAATAAGGACTACAGCATTCAAGATTTGATGAACCATATTGCAAAAGAATCAGATAATGCAGCTACAAATATTTTAGGATATTATATTACTAATCAATCAGACAGTACTTATCAAACAACAATTAAGCAAATTGCTGGGAAAAAGTGGGATGTGGAAAAACGCAATGCTTCAGCAAAGATGGCAGGAAATGTGATGGAAGCTATCTATGAACAAAATGGTGATATTATCAATGCATTATCGCAAACAAATTTTGATGAGCAGCGTATTTCTAAAAATATAAATGTAAAAGTTGCCCATAAAATTGGGGATGCTTATGATTTTAAGCATGATGTTGCTCTTGTTTATGCCAGCTCTCCTTTTGTTCTGTCTATTTTTACAAATCATTCTGATTATGATACCATTTCTCAAATAGCAGATGATATTTATGAGGTTTTGAAATGA